One genomic window of Ctenopharyngodon idella isolate HZGC_01 chromosome 18, HZGC01, whole genome shotgun sequence includes the following:
- the LOC127499584 gene encoding extracellular calcium-sensing receptor-like, which translates to MESFQHAQTMAFAINEINKNPNLLPNITLGYHLYDNCVMLGMAFRAAISLASGTEEDFSNVDCTGPPPVIGVVGDPSSTPSIAISSVLGLFRVPIVSHYATCSCLSDRKKYPSFFRTIPSDAFQVRAMVQILRHFGWTWVGLLYSDDDYGIYAAQSFQLEMQLIGHCVAFSEILPYDNNPRDIQHVLGVIQASTTRVVVIISPSSLVIPLMDEVVLQNMTGRQWIASESWATSPVFHTPRFLPFLGGTLGIAIRRGEIEGLYDFLLHLRPNSDPRNNMLRIFWENMFGCSFETGGKEIDRDQVKRVCTGQEDLSITDTPYTDVSELRAAYNVYKAVYALAHALHDLMQCEEGRGPFSGNRCADITNLKPWQKVNFTTSFGDHVSFDENGDALAIYDVMNWQPSSDGSISIYTVGVVNEGPETGMVLRLEEDAIYWNFETKKPPQSVCSESCPPGTIRATRKGLPACCFDCLPCGDGEISNATDVIECTVCPDEFWSNTDKDQCVPKEVEFLSYEEPLGISLITASLLGTCFCSLVMFIFTRHRNTPIVRANNSELSFLLLLSLKLCFLCVLLFIGQPQLWTCQLRHAVFGISFVLCISSILVKTMVVIAVFKSSRPEGKGTMKWFGAAQQRCTVLILTAIQVVICAVWLSTASPTPHKNNHYIRSIIVYECAIGSVAGFSMLLGYIGLLAAVSFLLAFLARNLPDNFNEAKFITFSMLIFCAVWIAFVPAYVSSPGKYAVAVEIFAILASSFGLLMAIFAPKCYIILLHPERNTKKAIMRRETQNK; encoded by the exons ATGGAAAGCTTCCAGCATGCACAGACCATGGCTTTTGCAATAAATGAGATCAATAAGAATCCCAATCTATTGCCTAACATCACTCTTGGTTACCATCTTTATGACAACTGTGTGATGCTAGGCATGGCATTTCGGGCTGCCATATCCCTGGCTAGTGGGACAGAAGAGGACTTCTCCAATGTCGACTGCACTGGCCCTCCACCGGTGATTGGAGTGGTGGGGGATCCTAGTTCAACTCCATCCATTGCAATTTCCAGTGTTCTGGGGCTGTTTCGAGTACCTATA GTTAGTCACTACGCCACTTGCTCCTGTTTGAGTGACAGAAAAAAGTACCCATCCTTCTTCAGAACAATCCCTAGTGATGCCTTTCAGGTGCGGGCAATGGTTCAGATCTTGAGGCATTTTGGATGGACCTGGGTGGGTCTCCTCTACAGTGATGATGACTATGGCATCTATGCTGCTCAGTCCTTCCAGCTGGAAATGCAGCTGATTGGACATTGTGTTGCTTTTTCTGAAATTCTGCCCTATGATAACAACCCCAGAGATATTCAGCATGTACTGGGAGTGATTCAGGCCTCTACAACTAGAGTGGTGGTTATTATTTCACCTTCATCATTAGTGATACCTTTGATGGATGAGGTGGTTTTGCAGAACATGACAGGCAGGCAGTGGATTGCGAGTGAATCTTGGGCCACTTCACCTGTGTTTCACACACCACGTTTCCTGCCCTTCCTTGGGGGCACACTGGGCATTGCCATCAGACGTGGAGAGATCGAGGGGCTttatgactttctgttacatCTTCGTCCCAACAGTGATCCAAGAAATAATATGTTGAGGATCTTCTGGGAGAACATGTTTGGTTGCAGTTTTGAAACGGGGGGTaaagagatagatagagatCAAGTGAAAAGAGTGTGTACAGGACAGGAGGATCTGAGCATTACAGACACACCATACACTGATGTTTCAGAGTTGAGAGCAGCTTATAATGTGTATAAGGCAGTTTATGCTCTAGCACATGCACTTCATGATCTGATGCAGTGTGAGGAAGGGAGAGGACCATTCAGTGGGAACAGATGTGCTGACATAACAAACTTGAAACCCTGGCAG AAAGTGAACTTCACTACAAGCTTTGGGGATCATGTGTCATTTGATGAGAATGGAGATGCTTTGGCCATCTATGATGTGATGAACTGGCAGCCGAGCTCAGATGGATCAATAAGTATTTACACAGTCGGTGTAGTAAATGAAGGGCCGGAAACAGGCATGGTGCTCAGACTGGAGGAGGATGCAATATATTGGAACTTTGagacaaaaaaa CCCCCACAGTCCGTGTGCAGTGAGAGCTGCCCACCAGGAACCATACGTGCCACACGTAAGGGCCTTCCTGCCTGCTGTTTTGACTGCCTGCCATGCGGAGATGGAGAGATTTCTAATGCAACAG ATGTTATTGAGTGCACAGTGTGCCCAGATGAGTTCTGGTCCAATACAGATAAGGATCAGTGTGTCCCCAAAGAAGTTGAGTTTCTGTCTTATGAGGAACCTCTGGGCATCTCTCTGATCACTGCTTCCCTGCTTGGCACCTGCTTCTGTTCTCTAGTGATGTTCATCTTTACTCGTCACCGTAACACTCCCATTGTACGTGCCAACAATTCAGAGCTCAGCTTCTTGCTGCTGTTGTCACTCAAActgtgttttctgtgtgtgcTACTGTTCATTGGCCAGCCACAGTTGTGGACGTGTCAGTTAAGGCATGCTGTGTTTGGCATAAGCTTTGTCCTGTGCATTTCCAGCATCCTGGTCAAAACTATGGTGGTAATAGCTGTGTTTAAGTCATCTCGACCAGAAGGAAAAGGCACAATGAAATGGTTTGGAGCAGCTCAACAACGATGCACAGTCCTGATCCTAACAGCCATCCAGGTTGTGATATGTGCAGTCTGGCTTTCAACTGCCTCTCCAACACCCCATAAAAACAACCACTATATCCGTTCCATAATAGTCTATGAATGTGCTATTGGCTCAGTGGCTGGTTTTTCTATGCTGCTGGGATACATTGGATTGTTGGCAGCAGTAAGTTTCCTTTTAGCCTTCCTGGCAAGAAATCTTCCAGATAATTTTAATGAAGCAAAGTTCATCACTTTTAGCATGTTGATCTTCTGTGCTGTGTGGATTGCATTTGTTCCAGCATATGTGAGCTCTCCAGGGAAATATGCAGTGGCTGTGGAGATTTTTGCCATTTTAGCTTCTAGTTTTGGATTACTGATGGCCATATTTGCACCAAAGTGCTATATCATACTTTTACACCCAGAGAGAAATACTAAAAAAGCCATCATGAgaagagaaacacaaaataaatag